A single Mixta calida DNA region contains:
- a CDS encoding PTS sugar transporter subunit IIA, translating to MKRHYIFASHGTFAAGIRHSVELILGAQPHLHTLCAYVDENEDLTRQVDSLMDAFTPQDELIVITDIFAGSVNNEFIRYLHRPDFHLLAGLNLPLVIEMLIAPPDEPALQLIHEALANAREGMQYCNQTISGARCADKDF from the coding sequence ATGAAACGTCACTACATTTTTGCCAGCCACGGCACCTTCGCCGCCGGCATCCGTCATTCCGTCGAGTTAATACTGGGCGCCCAGCCGCACCTGCACACGCTGTGCGCCTATGTGGATGAAAACGAAGATTTAACCCGCCAGGTGGATAGCCTGATGGACGCCTTTACGCCGCAGGACGAGCTGATTGTCATTACCGACATCTTCGCCGGCAGCGTGAACAACGAATTTATTCGCTATCTCCATCGACCCGATTTTCATCTGCTGGCGGGCTTAAACCTGCCGCTGGTGATTGAGATGTTGATCGCGCCGCCGGACGAGCCTGCGCTTCAGCTTATCCACGAGGCGCTGGCCAACGCCAGAGAAGGCATGCAGTACTGCAACCAGACCATCAGCGGCGCCCGCTGCGCCGACAAAGATTTCTGA
- a CDS encoding PTS sugar transporter subunit IIB: MIKLLRVDHRLLHGQVAFSWTQYIGADCILIANDSVPNDDLRKTTIKLAKPPAVKLVIKSIDDAIEAIKSGVTDKYKLFIVVESVADAWRLASAVPQIVSINLGGIKAREGSRNISKAINVLPEEIALLQELTQAGTEIEIRQVPGDRKQLFTEAL; encoded by the coding sequence ATGATAAAGCTCTTACGTGTCGATCACCGACTGCTGCACGGCCAGGTGGCCTTTTCCTGGACGCAATATATTGGCGCCGACTGCATTCTGATCGCCAACGACAGCGTGCCGAACGACGACCTGCGCAAAACCACCATCAAGCTGGCGAAGCCGCCAGCGGTGAAGCTGGTGATCAAAAGCATCGACGACGCCATCGAGGCGATCAAAAGCGGCGTCACCGATAAGTACAAGCTGTTTATCGTCGTCGAGTCGGTGGCGGACGCCTGGCGACTGGCGTCGGCGGTGCCGCAGATCGTCAGCATCAACCTCGGCGGCATCAAGGCGCGCGAGGGCAGCCGCAATATCTCGAAAGCGATTAACGTCCTGCCGGAAGAGATTGCGCTGTTGCAGGAGCTGACGCAGGCGGGGACGGAAATTGAAATCCGTCAGGTACCCGGCGATCGCAAACAGCTGTTTACCGAGGCGCTGTAG
- a CDS encoding PTS mannose/fructose/sorbose/N-acetylgalactosamine transporter subunit IIC: MTEALLLGLVAFIAQSEYALGTSLLSRPIVTGLLTGLVLGDVQTGVIMGATLELAFIGSFSVGASIPPDVVTGGILGVAFAITSGAGTETALLLGLPIATLTLVLKNVYLGLFIPTLSHKADVYAERGDTGGIERMHLLAGFGLSLMLATIVTVSFLVGSGAVKSLLDAIPEFIKHGLSVATGIIPALGFAMLARLLINKKVAPWFFLGFALMAYLKIPVTGIAILGAIAAVVMVNVTHQPVQRASTAQGVENDEDDF; encoded by the coding sequence ATGACAGAGGCACTTCTGCTGGGGCTGGTGGCGTTTATCGCTCAGTCCGAATATGCGCTCGGCACTTCGCTGCTCTCGCGGCCCATCGTCACCGGCCTGCTGACCGGGCTGGTGCTGGGCGACGTGCAAACCGGGGTGATAATGGGCGCGACGCTGGAGCTGGCGTTTATCGGCTCGTTTTCGGTCGGCGCGTCGATTCCGCCCGATGTGGTGACCGGCGGCATTCTCGGCGTCGCCTTCGCCATCACCTCCGGCGCAGGCACCGAGACGGCGCTGCTGCTCGGCCTGCCGATCGCCACCCTGACGCTGGTGTTGAAAAACGTCTATCTGGGGCTGTTTATTCCCACGCTCAGCCACAAGGCGGACGTCTATGCGGAGCGGGGCGATACCGGCGGCATCGAACGCATGCATCTGCTGGCGGGGTTCGGCCTGTCGCTGATGCTGGCGACCATCGTCACCGTTTCATTCCTTGTCGGCAGCGGCGCGGTGAAAAGCCTGCTCGACGCCATCCCCGAATTTATTAAACACGGGCTGAGCGTGGCGACCGGCATCATTCCGGCGCTCGGCTTTGCGATGCTGGCGCGGCTGCTGATCAATAAAAAGGTAGCGCCCTGGTTTTTCCTCGGCTTCGCGCTGATGGCCTACCTGAAAATTCCGGTTACCGGCATCGCCATTCTGGGCGCTATCGCCGCGGTGGTGATGGTCAACGTGACGCATCAGCCTGTGCAACGCGCCTCGACGGCGCAGGGAGTTGAGAATGACGAAGATGATTTCTGA
- a CDS encoding PTS system mannose/fructose/sorbose family transporter subunit IID, which translates to MTKMISDNENPTEPTITPRDLRRVFWRSFQMEFSWNYERQMNLAFVYALMPVLKKLYTRHEDLVSALKRHLVFFNTTPHIVTLILGITAAMEEKNRSGGGMDSASIDNVKASLMGPLAGLGDSFFWGTLRLIATGIGTSLALKGNILGPILFVLIFNIPHILVRWLFTRWGYVLGTGVLQRIQQSGMMESVTYGASIIGLMVVGAMTASMIDITIPITFGTGEAKTEVQSIINDIMPCLLPLLSFGIVYWLLGKKVQPLAIIGGMAVVGILGSWIGLL; encoded by the coding sequence ATGACGAAGATGATTTCTGACAACGAAAACCCGACGGAGCCGACCATCACCCCGCGCGATCTGCGCCGCGTGTTCTGGCGCTCTTTCCAGATGGAGTTCTCCTGGAACTATGAGCGGCAGATGAACCTGGCGTTTGTCTACGCGCTGATGCCGGTGCTGAAAAAGCTCTATACGCGCCATGAAGATCTGGTCAGCGCGCTGAAGCGCCACCTGGTGTTCTTCAACACCACGCCGCATATCGTGACGCTGATCCTCGGCATCACCGCGGCGATGGAGGAGAAAAACCGCAGCGGCGGCGGCATGGACAGCGCCTCGATCGATAACGTGAAGGCGTCGCTGATGGGACCGCTGGCAGGGCTGGGCGACTCCTTCTTCTGGGGCACGCTGCGGCTGATCGCTACCGGCATCGGCACCAGCCTGGCGCTGAAGGGCAATATTCTTGGGCCGATCCTGTTTGTGCTGATTTTCAATATTCCGCACATCCTGGTGCGCTGGCTCTTTACCCGCTGGGGGTACGTGCTGGGCACCGGCGTGCTACAGCGCATCCAGCAGAGCGGCATGATGGAGAGCGTCACTTACGGCGCGTCGATCATCGGCCTGATGGTGGTCGGCGCGATGACCGCCTCGATGATCGATATCACCATTCCCATTACCTTCGGCACGGGCGAGGCGAAAACCGAGGTGCAGTCGATCATCAACGACATTATGCCCTGTCTGTTGCCGCTGCTGAGCTTCGGCATCGTTTACTGGCTGCTGGGGAAAAAGGTGCAGCCGCTGGCGATTATTGGCGGGATGGCGGTGGTCGGCATCCTGGGGTCCTGGATTGGTCTGCTCTGA
- a CDS encoding SIS domain-containing protein has product MSVTMMHCIESEPEILARILNEYETTLAPVRQRLAQGPVRRLLILATGSSMNAAQCAAFAFSQWAGVQVEIKEPYPFTHYERLDEQADWIVALSQSGKSHSTLQAQRKAQAAGRQVWSLTSDPHSPLAREADALLDINCGIEPVGFVTVGFSATVLNLLLMAMMIGEAQGELGAARRESLLQSLRALTRYLPETMRRTDAFIDRHQTLLAQATRYVAIGYGALAGVAQEFETKFTETVRCPSSGFELEAYMHGPYLEANASHLLLFIEDAPNSRSAALRNYMRPHVRAALTLSAQGDGDETTLALDFPLDPLLAPLLLIVPVQIMAYRVATLKGIDLGVRIFDDFDKVLQSKI; this is encoded by the coding sequence ATGTCGGTCACCATGATGCACTGTATCGAAAGCGAGCCGGAAATTCTGGCGCGCATACTGAACGAATATGAAACGACGCTGGCGCCGGTGCGGCAGCGGCTGGCGCAGGGGCCGGTGCGACGCCTGCTGATCCTCGCTACCGGTTCGTCGATGAACGCCGCCCAGTGCGCCGCGTTCGCCTTCAGCCAGTGGGCCGGGGTGCAGGTGGAGATTAAAGAGCCGTACCCCTTTACCCACTACGAGCGGCTGGACGAGCAGGCTGACTGGATCGTCGCCCTGTCGCAGAGCGGAAAAAGCCACTCCACGCTACAGGCGCAGCGCAAGGCGCAGGCGGCGGGACGACAGGTCTGGAGCCTGACATCCGATCCGCACAGCCCGCTGGCGCGCGAGGCGGATGCGCTGCTGGACATCAACTGCGGCATTGAGCCGGTGGGATTCGTTACCGTCGGCTTCAGCGCCACGGTGCTGAACCTGCTGCTGATGGCGATGATGATCGGCGAAGCGCAGGGCGAACTTGGCGCCGCGCGGCGGGAGAGTCTGCTTCAGTCGCTGCGCGCGCTGACGCGCTATCTGCCGGAGACGATGCGCCGCACCGACGCATTTATCGATCGCCATCAGACGCTGCTGGCGCAGGCGACGCGCTATGTCGCCATCGGCTACGGCGCGCTGGCTGGCGTGGCGCAGGAGTTTGAGACCAAGTTCACTGAAACCGTGCGTTGCCCCTCCAGCGGCTTTGAGCTGGAAGCCTATATGCACGGCCCCTATCTGGAGGCGAACGCCAGCCATCTGCTGCTGTTTATTGAAGATGCGCCCAACTCACGCAGCGCGGCGCTGCGCAACTATATGCGTCCGCACGTTCGGGCCGCGCTGACCCTTAGCGCGCAGGGCGACGGCGATGAAACCACGCTGGCGCTCGATTTCCCTCTCGATCCCTTGCTCGCGCCGCTGCTGCTGATTGTGCCGGTGCAGATCATGGCGTACCGCGTCGCCACGCTGAAGGGCATCGATTTAGGCGTGCGGATTTTTGACGATTTCGACAAGGTGCTGCAAAGCAAAATCTAA
- a CDS encoding SIS domain-containing protein, producing MLGFNQDEYLTSTREIIAAREIAEQVAETIHQTGFSNLFFASVGGSLAPMMAINEFAKECTALPVYVEQAAELIAKGNKKLSKDSVVITLSKSGDTKESVAIAEWCKAQGIRVVAITKNADSPLAAAASWHIPMRHKNGVEFEYMLLYWLFFRLVALNGEFADYDRFASQLEQLPENLLQAKRDFNDRADAIARQYHASDYMMWIGGAEMWGEVYLFSMCILEEMQWKRTKSVSSAEFFHGTLELLEKEVPLFLVKGEGKCRTLDDRVEAFARKISDHVVVIDPRDYRLSGIDEAYRWIMAPCVASTLLVDRLAAHFEKYTGHDLNIRRYYRQFDY from the coding sequence ATGTTGGGTTTTAATCAGGACGAGTACCTGACCAGTACTCGTGAGATCATCGCTGCGCGCGAAATCGCCGAACAGGTGGCGGAAACCATTCACCAGACGGGCTTCAGCAACCTCTTTTTCGCTTCGGTCGGCGGCTCGCTGGCGCCGATGATGGCCATCAATGAGTTCGCCAAAGAGTGCACCGCGCTGCCGGTCTACGTGGAGCAGGCGGCGGAGCTGATCGCGAAAGGCAATAAAAAGCTGAGCAAGGATTCGGTGGTGATTACCCTGTCGAAATCGGGCGACACCAAAGAGTCAGTGGCGATAGCCGAATGGTGCAAGGCGCAGGGCATTCGCGTTGTCGCCATTACCAAAAACGCCGATTCGCCGCTGGCCGCCGCCGCCAGCTGGCATATTCCGATGCGCCATAAAAACGGCGTCGAGTTTGAATATATGCTGCTCTACTGGCTGTTCTTCCGCCTGGTGGCGCTGAACGGCGAATTTGCCGACTACGACCGCTTCGCCAGCCAGCTGGAACAGCTGCCGGAAAACCTGTTGCAGGCCAAGCGCGACTTTAACGATCGCGCCGACGCCATTGCCCGCCAGTATCACGCCAGCGACTATATGATGTGGATCGGCGGCGCGGAGATGTGGGGCGAAGTCTACCTCTTTTCGATGTGCATTCTGGAGGAGATGCAGTGGAAGCGCACCAAATCGGTCAGCTCGGCGGAGTTTTTCCACGGCACGCTGGAGCTGCTGGAAAAAGAGGTGCCGCTGTTCCTGGTGAAAGGCGAAGGCAAATGCCGCACGCTGGACGATCGCGTCGAGGCGTTCGCCCGTAAAATCAGCGACCACGTCGTCGTGATCGATCCGCGCGACTACCGTCTGAGCGGCATTGACGAAGCGTACCGCTGGATTATGGCGCCCTGCGTCGCCTCCACGCTGCTGGTGGATCGACTGGCGGCGCACTTTGAAAAATATACCGGCCACGACCTGAATATCCGCCGCTACTACCGCCAGTTTGATTATTAA
- a CDS encoding class I SAM-dependent methyltransferase, producing the protein MSDSNKAGHTFLASLGKTRLRPGGADATEWLFAQAGFTAESQVLEIACNMGTTSIELVSRFGCRVHAVDMDKQALRKAQENVDAAGLADRIQLSEANAHHLPFPDNSFDVVINEAMLTMYADKAKQRLVREYYRVLKPGGCLLTHDIMLTRGELEAQADTQLQQVVKSNVSPMTQPEWQALFYQNGFSQVATHHGPMTLMSPRGMLKDEGVLRTLKIIFNGLKNRENRRRFVGMFRYFRSQRRQMNYIVCCSRKS; encoded by the coding sequence ATGTCTGACAGTAATAAAGCGGGGCATACTTTTCTGGCGAGCCTGGGCAAAACCCGGCTGCGCCCCGGCGGCGCGGACGCGACCGAATGGCTGTTTGCGCAGGCCGGATTTACCGCCGAAAGCCAGGTGCTGGAGATCGCCTGCAATATGGGCACTACCTCTATCGAGCTGGTTTCCCGCTTCGGCTGCCGGGTTCACGCCGTGGATATGGACAAGCAGGCGCTGCGCAAGGCGCAGGAAAACGTTGACGCCGCCGGTCTCGCCGACCGCATCCAGCTGAGCGAAGCTAACGCTCACCATCTTCCTTTCCCGGATAACAGCTTTGACGTGGTGATTAACGAAGCGATGCTCACTATGTATGCCGATAAGGCCAAACAGCGACTGGTGCGCGAATATTATCGCGTACTGAAACCCGGCGGCTGTTTGCTGACGCACGATATTATGCTGACGCGCGGCGAGCTGGAAGCGCAGGCGGATACGCAGCTGCAACAGGTGGTGAAATCGAACGTCAGCCCAATGACGCAGCCCGAATGGCAGGCGCTGTTTTATCAAAATGGCTTTAGCCAGGTAGCGACGCATCACGGCCCGATGACGCTGATGTCGCCGCGCGGCATGTTAAAAGATGAAGGCGTGCTGAGAACGCTGAAAATTATTTTTAACGGGCTGAAAAACCGTGAAAACAGACGGCGCTTTGTTGGGATGTTCCGCTATTTCCGCTCTCAGCGGCGACAAATGAA